The Quadrisphaera sp. DSM 44207 genome window below encodes:
- a CDS encoding complex I subunit 5 family protein, translating into MTALVLALLVPWVAGGLLVALDGRRAAVAWAGVAVLAADLVALAVLAARVLPDGQVTVATGGWPAGVGIVLRADALGVTFAILSVLVLLASAAAACARPRERTFPGLVVLLAAGLDGIFLTGDVFNFYVFFELAMTASYVLTASGGTRRQMRAALVFAAVNLLGSFIFLLSIAGTYRTTGSLAMADVAARAADVEPNAALLTATGFFVAFAVKVGIFPFHFWLPTVYAGARPAVAAILSGAVANIGSYGLLRFGAGIFPEQLALGAPVLIVLGAASIVYGAVLAISRGDAAEMLAYSAIGQVGYVLVALGVGGPVGLAAAVLYSIVNALNKTVLFLGVGLRGALVAASFAVGALSVAGVPPAAGFIGKLALFRTGVAAGSWALVLLFVLGSALSLVYLFQVYQRDFWRGDRSGSPSPLPLRALTAGAALVVLVLGLWPQPLLAAGDAASAALTGGWG; encoded by the coding sequence GTGACCGCTCTGGTCCTCGCCCTGCTGGTCCCGTGGGTGGCCGGCGGCCTGCTCGTGGCGCTCGACGGGCGCCGGGCCGCGGTCGCCTGGGCGGGGGTGGCGGTCCTGGCCGCGGACCTGGTCGCCCTCGCCGTCCTCGCCGCGCGCGTGCTGCCCGACGGGCAGGTCACCGTGGCGACCGGCGGGTGGCCCGCCGGCGTCGGCATCGTGCTGCGCGCCGACGCCCTCGGGGTCACCTTCGCGATCCTGTCCGTGCTCGTGCTGCTGGCCTCGGCCGCCGCGGCGTGCGCGAGGCCCCGGGAGCGGACCTTCCCGGGCCTCGTGGTGCTCCTGGCCGCCGGGCTGGACGGGATCTTCCTCACCGGGGACGTGTTCAACTTCTACGTCTTCTTCGAGCTGGCGATGACGGCCTCGTACGTGCTCACCGCCTCCGGGGGCACCCGCCGCCAGATGCGGGCCGCCCTCGTCTTCGCCGCGGTGAACCTGCTCGGCTCCTTCATCTTCCTGCTCTCCATCGCCGGCACGTACCGCACCACCGGGTCCCTCGCGATGGCCGACGTCGCCGCCCGCGCCGCCGACGTCGAGCCCAACGCGGCCCTGCTCACCGCCACCGGGTTCTTCGTCGCCTTCGCGGTCAAGGTCGGCATCTTCCCGTTCCACTTCTGGCTGCCGACGGTCTACGCCGGCGCCCGTCCCGCGGTGGCCGCCATCCTGTCCGGGGCCGTGGCGAACATCGGCAGCTACGGCCTCCTGCGCTTCGGCGCGGGCATCTTCCCCGAGCAGCTGGCCCTGGGCGCCCCGGTGCTGATCGTCCTCGGCGCCGCCTCGATCGTCTACGGGGCGGTCCTGGCGATCTCCCGCGGCGACGCCGCGGAGATGCTCGCCTACTCCGCCATCGGCCAGGTCGGCTACGTCCTCGTCGCCCTCGGGGTGGGCGGGCCGGTCGGCCTGGCGGCCGCCGTGCTGTACAGCATCGTCAACGCGCTGAACAAGACCGTGCTCTTCCTCGGGGTGGGGCTGCGGGGCGCGCTCGTCGCGGCGTCCTTCGCGGTCGGGGCGCTCAGCGTGGCGGGGGTGCCGCCGGCGGCCGGGTTCATCGGCAAGCTCGCCCTGTTCCGCACCGGGGTCGCCGCCGGCAGCTGGGCCCTGGTGCTGCTGTTCGTGCTGGGCAGCGCCCTGTCGCTGGTGTACCTGTTCCAGGTCTACCAGCGCGACTTCTGGCGCGGGGACCGCTCGGGGTCGCCCAGCCCGCTGCCCCTGCGCGCGCTGACCGCGGGGGCCGCGCTCGTGGTGCTGGTGCTGGGGCTGTGGCCGCAGCCGCTGCTGGCGGCCGGGGACGCCGCCAGCGCCGCCCTCACCGGGGGGTGGGGGTGA
- a CDS encoding sodium:proton antiporter translates to MNLAFALVAAVLFGGGAYLLLQRDLLRVVAGVTLVSQSATVTLIGSSLVRGQAPIDPVAGQPVADPLPQALALTALVIGLATVSLLLALLHKVAAVTRSAAQSELAATEERHEAGLAGQRARDESEVG, encoded by the coding sequence GTGAACCTCGCCTTCGCCCTCGTGGCCGCCGTCCTCTTCGGCGGCGGCGCGTACCTGCTGCTGCAGCGCGACCTGCTGCGGGTCGTCGCCGGCGTCACGCTGGTCTCCCAGTCGGCGACGGTGACCCTCATCGGCTCCAGCCTCGTGCGCGGGCAGGCGCCGATCGACCCGGTCGCGGGCCAGCCGGTCGCGGACCCGCTGCCGCAGGCGCTGGCGCTGACCGCGCTGGTCATCGGCCTGGCGACGGTGTCGCTGCTGCTCGCCCTCCTGCACAAGGTGGCCGCCGTGACCCGCAGCGCGGCGCAGTCGGAGCTCGCCGCCACCGAGGAGCGGCACGAGGCCGGGCTGGCCGGGCAGCGCGCCCGGGACGAGAGCGAGGTCGGGTGA
- a CDS encoding MnhB domain-containing protein, with amino-acid sequence MRTPRSPVFGAVARELLGPSLVVAATLIVKGYQDVGDGFAAGVVVALVLALHYVAFGTDGAEAVLPVLRRAPALLVGGLLLALGSGFFPVLSGGPPFSHWPPPGEHVPTVGALEVFTPLLFDVGVCLLVVGTLVVVVHQLGHADDIGADDGADDGAHDGDAGAAAARPGSAEPGRRR; translated from the coding sequence GTGCGGACGCCGAGGAGCCCCGTCTTCGGGGCCGTGGCCCGCGAGCTGCTCGGCCCGAGCCTGGTGGTCGCCGCGACCCTGATCGTCAAGGGCTACCAGGACGTGGGGGACGGCTTCGCCGCCGGCGTGGTCGTGGCCCTGGTCCTCGCGCTGCACTACGTCGCCTTCGGCACGGACGGCGCCGAGGCGGTGCTGCCGGTGCTGCGCCGCGCCCCGGCCCTCCTCGTCGGGGGCCTGCTGCTGGCGCTGGGCAGCGGGTTCTTCCCCGTGCTCAGCGGCGGCCCGCCGTTCAGCCACTGGCCCCCGCCGGGAGAGCACGTCCCCACGGTCGGGGCCCTGGAGGTCTTCACGCCGCTGCTCTTCGACGTCGGCGTCTGCCTGCTCGTGGTGGGGACCCTGGTCGTCGTCGTGCACCAGCTCGGCCACGCGGATGACATCGGCGCGGACGACGGCGCGGACGACGGCGCGCACGACGGCGACGCCGGCGCGGCCGCCGCGCGGCCGGGGAGCGCGGAGCCGGGGAGGCGCCGGTGA
- the mbhE gene encoding hydrogen gas-evolving membrane-bound hydrogenase subunit E, producing the protein MASAAGSAVAAPAPAPEHRPLSRDWQGWASCAAAAAGFVACLVGWLAGGGGLSLPWAPALGLRLSFSLDGLGALYALLATGVGVVVFAYGTSYLSLHLEHQHRPAAERWRFWPWMALFAAGMVGLATAQDLVLVFVFFDLTAVCSYFLIGFDRHQHGARTAAMTALLVTVVSAVAMLVAAVLLHAEHGTFAIPVILAEAGTGTTTTVAAALLAVSALAKSAQVPLHFWLPRAMAAPTPVSAYLHSAAMVAAGVLVLGRVHPLLARSDAVLTALAVVGTASIVVGGLMSLVQDQLKQVLAYSTISQYGYVVLLYGLGGAAASGAAAFYVLAHGVAKSALFMTAGAVTTATDEDRLSRLGGLGRRAPLLAVGAGAAAATLAALPLTVGFFKDELFFAAALQAGPLATGVAVLAATLTFAYTGRFWTRLFLGPVRTEPAVLPRLLVVPVVLLGAVGVLGGLVTAPFTRLAEDAGTVTAAAPVALAPAYHLDARPENLMALAAWVLGGLLIAAPGLTRWASRGLVVAGDRLGPRRTSSAALRGLSAASAALHSREVRSVRTSVAAVLVPGGLLTALAFFATPTAGAYAVGDFAGSDWLIVPLLALVAAATVAAVRAAQRLVLVLALSVVGFALAVVYALVAAPDVALVAVVVETMLTLVFLGAMARLPAARAVRPGRPAPTGARPWRRRVDALAPAERRWPAALAGTIAGLAVFGTVWGFLSQPAEGPGVSAEHVRLAPAAHAADVVTVIVSDFRGLDTMVEITVLLVAGVGVATLLRRGKLW; encoded by the coding sequence GTGGCGAGTGCTGCTGGCTCCGCGGTGGCAGCTCCGGCGCCCGCGCCCGAGCACCGGCCGCTCTCGCGGGACTGGCAGGGCTGGGCCTCGTGCGCGGCCGCGGCCGCCGGCTTCGTCGCCTGCCTCGTCGGCTGGCTGGCGGGGGGCGGGGGCCTCTCCCTGCCGTGGGCGCCGGCGCTGGGGCTGCGGCTGAGCTTCTCCCTGGACGGTCTCGGCGCGCTGTACGCGCTGCTGGCCACCGGCGTCGGTGTCGTGGTCTTCGCCTACGGCACCAGCTACCTGTCCCTGCACCTGGAGCACCAGCACCGCCCGGCGGCCGAGCGGTGGCGCTTCTGGCCCTGGATGGCGCTGTTCGCCGCCGGGATGGTGGGGCTGGCGACGGCGCAGGACCTCGTCCTCGTCTTCGTCTTCTTCGACCTCACCGCGGTGTGCTCCTACTTCCTCATCGGCTTCGACCGCCACCAGCACGGCGCCCGCACCGCGGCGATGACGGCGCTGCTCGTCACCGTCGTCAGCGCGGTCGCGATGCTGGTGGCCGCGGTGCTGCTGCACGCCGAGCACGGCACCTTCGCCATCCCGGTGATCCTGGCCGAGGCCGGCACCGGGACGACGACGACCGTCGCCGCCGCCCTGCTCGCCGTCTCCGCCCTGGCCAAGAGCGCTCAGGTGCCGCTGCACTTCTGGCTGCCGCGGGCGATGGCCGCGCCCACGCCGGTCTCGGCGTACTTGCACTCCGCGGCGATGGTCGCGGCCGGCGTCCTCGTCCTCGGGCGGGTGCACCCGCTGCTCGCCCGCAGCGACGCCGTCCTGACCGCCCTGGCGGTGGTCGGCACGGCGTCGATCGTCGTCGGCGGGCTGATGTCGCTCGTGCAGGACCAGCTCAAGCAGGTGCTCGCCTACTCGACGATCTCCCAGTACGGCTACGTCGTGCTGCTTTACGGCCTCGGCGGCGCGGCGGCCAGCGGGGCCGCGGCCTTCTACGTCCTCGCCCACGGGGTGGCCAAGAGCGCGCTGTTCATGACGGCCGGCGCGGTGACGACCGCCACCGACGAGGACCGCCTCTCCCGCCTGGGCGGGCTGGGGCGCCGCGCGCCCCTGCTGGCCGTCGGCGCCGGCGCGGCGGCCGCGACGCTGGCCGCCCTGCCCCTGACCGTCGGCTTCTTCAAGGACGAGCTGTTCTTCGCCGCGGCGCTCCAGGCCGGCCCGCTGGCCACCGGCGTCGCGGTGCTCGCGGCGACCCTGACGTTCGCCTACACGGGGCGCTTCTGGACCAGGCTCTTCCTCGGGCCGGTGCGCACCGAACCCGCGGTGCTGCCGCGCCTGCTCGTCGTCCCGGTCGTGCTCCTGGGGGCGGTGGGCGTCCTCGGGGGCCTGGTGACCGCGCCCTTCACGCGCCTGGCCGAGGACGCCGGCACCGTCACCGCCGCCGCTCCGGTGGCCCTGGCGCCGGCCTACCACCTCGACGCCCGCCCGGAGAACCTCATGGCGCTCGCGGCGTGGGTGCTCGGCGGCCTGCTCATCGCCGCGCCGGGCCTGACGCGGTGGGCCTCGCGCGGGCTCGTGGTCGCCGGGGACCGCCTCGGCCCCCGCCGCACGAGCAGCGCCGCGCTGCGCGGGCTGTCCGCGGCGTCCGCGGCGCTGCACTCGCGGGAGGTGCGCTCGGTGCGCACCTCCGTCGCGGCCGTCCTGGTGCCGGGGGGCCTGCTCACCGCCCTGGCCTTCTTCGCGACCCCGACCGCGGGCGCCTACGCCGTCGGGGACTTCGCGGGCAGCGACTGGCTGATCGTCCCGCTGCTGGCGCTGGTGGCCGCCGCGACGGTCGCCGCCGTCCGCGCGGCCCAGCGCCTGGTGCTCGTGCTCGCGCTGTCGGTGGTCGGCTTCGCCCTCGCCGTCGTCTACGCCCTCGTCGCGGCCCCGGACGTCGCGCTCGTCGCCGTCGTCGTGGAGACGATGCTGACCCTGGTCTTCCTCGGGGCCATGGCCCGCCTGCCGGCGGCCCGCGCCGTGCGCCCCGGGCGCCCGGCCCCCACCGGTGCCCGGCCGTGGCGCCGGCGGGTCGACGCCCTGGCGCCCGCGGAGCGGCGGTGGCCGGCCGCCCTCGCCGGCACGATCGCGGGCCTGGCGGTGTTCGGCACCGTGTGGGGATTCCTCTCCCAGCCCGCCGAGGGCCCCGGGGTCTCCGCCGAGCACGTGCGCCTGGCCCCGGCGGCGCACGCCGCGGACGTCGTCACCGTCATCGTCAGCGACTTCCGCGGCCTGGACACGATGGTCGAGATCACGGTGCTCCTCGTCGCCGGCGTCGGCGTCGCGACCCTGCTGCGCCGCGGGAAGCTGTGGTGA
- a CDS encoding general stress protein, which yields MSFPTSGRAPTTGASAPTPPASTAGPRVLAEFSDYAAAQQLVDRLSDAGFPVEHVRIVGTGIHSVEQVTGRLTVGRAALAGAASGAWFGLLIGLLFAIFTIGLGWLFVVLWSVLLGAVFGAVFGAIAHAASGGRRDFASVKALQAETYSVQVDAAHADEAARILSRA from the coding sequence ATGTCCTTCCCCACCTCCGGCCGAGCCCCGACCACGGGCGCCTCCGCACCGACCCCGCCGGCCTCCACGGCCGGTCCGCGGGTCCTGGCGGAGTTCTCCGACTACGCCGCCGCGCAGCAGCTGGTGGACCGCCTGTCCGACGCCGGCTTCCCCGTCGAGCACGTGCGCATCGTCGGCACCGGCATCCACAGCGTCGAGCAGGTGACCGGGCGGCTGACCGTGGGTCGCGCCGCCCTCGCCGGCGCGGCCAGCGGCGCCTGGTTCGGGCTGCTCATCGGCCTGCTGTTCGCCATCTTCACCATCGGGCTGGGATGGCTGTTCGTCGTGCTGTGGAGCGTGCTGCTCGGTGCGGTCTTCGGGGCCGTCTTCGGGGCCATCGCCCACGCGGCCAGCGGCGGTCGGCGCGACTTCGCCAGCGTCAAGGCGCTGCAGGCCGAGACCTACTCCGTGCAGGTCGACGCCGCCCACGCCGACGAGGCCGCGCGCATCCTCAGCCGCGCCTGA
- a CDS encoding TRIC cation channel family protein, translating into MPTATTALLVLDLVGTFAFALNGALTALRATRLDVVGIVTLGMITALGGGTIRDVLLDSLPPATFVDWRYLAVAAAGGLIAFSSGPHLERVNGAINVLDAVGLGLFAVTGALKALDLGFGPAQAVIVGAITAVGGGTLRDVLIRRVPSVLTSGLYAIPALVAATVVAVADAAGARGPVVTVGAAALCFVIRMVGVRYDVDAPFPKGAPGPQDG; encoded by the coding sequence ATTCCCACGGCCACCACGGCGCTGCTGGTCCTCGACCTCGTCGGGACGTTCGCCTTCGCCCTCAACGGGGCGCTGACCGCGCTGCGCGCCACCCGGCTGGACGTCGTCGGGATCGTCACCCTCGGCATGATCACCGCGCTGGGGGGCGGGACGATCCGCGACGTGCTCCTGGACAGCCTGCCCCCGGCCACCTTCGTCGACTGGCGCTACCTGGCCGTGGCCGCCGCCGGAGGGCTGATCGCCTTCTCCTCCGGTCCCCACCTGGAGCGCGTCAACGGGGCGATCAACGTCCTGGACGCCGTCGGGCTGGGCCTGTTCGCCGTCACCGGCGCCCTCAAGGCGCTCGACCTCGGCTTCGGCCCCGCGCAGGCGGTCATCGTCGGCGCGATCACCGCGGTCGGCGGCGGCACGCTGCGCGACGTGCTCATCCGCCGCGTCCCGTCCGTGCTCACCAGCGGGCTCTACGCCATCCCGGCGCTCGTCGCCGCCACCGTCGTCGCCGTCGCGGACGCGGCGGGGGCCCGCGGCCCGGTCGTGACGGTCGGTGCCGCGGCCCTGTGCTTCGTCATCCGCATGGTCGGCGTCCGCTACGACGTGGACGCGCCCTTCCCGAAGGGCGCCCCCGGGCCGCAGGACGGCTGA
- a CDS encoding AI-2E family transporter — protein MLLDVPFALVLAILTFAAGFVPIVGAITAGALAVLVALVSQGLGTAIAVLAVVLLVQQLESNLLQPVLVGRVLELHPAVVLSAVTVGGTLFGIVGAFLAVPVVSMTVVVLRYLREVLVGGVGAPAEADPPDDVPEQPVDPTAAERRLGVTGG, from the coding sequence GTGCTGCTGGACGTCCCCTTCGCGCTCGTGCTGGCGATCCTCACCTTCGCCGCCGGGTTCGTCCCCATCGTCGGGGCCATCACGGCCGGGGCGCTGGCCGTGCTCGTGGCCCTGGTCAGCCAGGGGCTCGGGACCGCGATCGCCGTCCTGGCCGTCGTGCTGCTCGTGCAGCAGCTGGAGAGCAACCTGCTGCAGCCGGTGCTCGTCGGCCGGGTGCTCGAGCTGCACCCGGCGGTGGTGCTCAGCGCGGTCACGGTCGGCGGCACCCTGTTCGGCATCGTGGGCGCCTTCCTCGCCGTCCCCGTGGTCTCGATGACCGTGGTGGTGCTGCGCTACCTGCGGGAGGTGCTGGTCGGTGGGGTCGGGGCGCCAGCGGAGGCGGACCCACCGGACGACGTGCCCGAGCAGCCGGTGGACCCGACGGCGGCCGAGCGGCGCTTGGGGGTCACCGGCGGCTGA
- a CDS encoding SpoIIE family protein phosphatase, with protein sequence MGAGGQLRSSTAPAVLRPRRAGQRAHTHELQHAAGPEPGLPARHLHAGAGDCLLLLTDGLLEARDAGGTMLPPGVLTEALRADGVDAVVDAVVRAALEHAGGRLDDDVAVLACQMQHVQG encoded by the coding sequence GTGGGTGCAGGTGGTCAACTGCGGTCATCCACCGCCCCTGCGGTCCTCCGCCCGCGGCGGGCAGGTCAGCGCGCTCACACCCACGAGCTGCAGCACGCCGCTGGGCCTGAACCCGGTCTGCCGGCCCGACACCTTCACGCTGGAGCAGGGGACTGCCTGCTGCTCCTCACCGACGGCCTGCTGGAGGCGCGGGACGCCGGCGGCACGATGCTGCCCCCGGGGGTCCTGACGGAGGCCCTGCGGGCCGACGGCGTCGACGCCGTGGTCGACGCGGTGGTCCGTGCGGCGCTGGAGCACGCCGGCGGACGCCTCGACGACGACGTCGCCGTCCTCGCCTGCCAGATGCAGCACGTGCAGGGGTGA
- a CDS encoding LLM class flavin-dependent oxidoreductase, with translation MTRSGFHASHEQIAPGPLLRDVRAAQDAGFTAAVCSDHLAPWSAAQGQSGFAWSWLGAVLATTDLPSGVVTAPGQRYHPAVHAQAIATLAAVFPGRFWAALGSGQALDEHVTGDPWPRKGEREARLLECVEVVRALLADEEALHLAHEQWAPAILGSPVAWDLALPRDFEHVAAYVRPEDVHPSVLASADPGRHAAWLAELADLGFEHVYVHHVGQHQQEFLDVYGSRVLPALEQS, from the coding sequence GTGACCCGGTCCGGCTTCCACGCCTCCCACGAGCAGATCGCCCCCGGGCCCCTCCTGCGCGACGTCCGGGCCGCGCAGGACGCGGGCTTCACCGCGGCCGTGTGCTCGGACCACCTCGCGCCGTGGAGCGCGGCGCAGGGGCAGTCGGGCTTCGCCTGGTCCTGGCTCGGGGCCGTCCTGGCCACCACCGACCTCCCCTCCGGGGTGGTCACCGCGCCCGGTCAGCGCTACCACCCCGCGGTGCACGCCCAGGCGATCGCCACGCTGGCCGCCGTGTTCCCCGGCCGGTTCTGGGCGGCGCTGGGCAGCGGGCAGGCGCTCGACGAGCACGTCACCGGCGACCCCTGGCCGCGCAAGGGCGAGCGCGAGGCCCGCCTGCTCGAGTGCGTCGAGGTCGTCCGGGCGCTGCTCGCCGACGAGGAGGCGCTGCACCTGGCCCACGAGCAGTGGGCGCCGGCGATCCTCGGCAGCCCCGTGGCGTGGGACCTGGCGCTGCCCCGCGACTTCGAGCACGTCGCCGCCTACGTGCGGCCCGAGGACGTGCACCCGAGCGTGCTGGCCAGCGCCGACCCGGGCCGGCACGCGGCCTGGCTCGCGGAGCTGGCCGACCTCGGCTTCGAGCACGTCTACGTCCACCACGTCGGCCAGCACCAGCAGGAGTTCCTCGACGTCTACGGCAGCCGGGTGCTGCCCGCCCTGGAGCAGTCATGA
- a CDS encoding glycoside hydrolase family 15 protein produces MTFPPIDAHGFLSDTHTTALVGPDGGVDWLCVPAADGPSLFARILDRERGGTWRVAVDGGRVTGAEQVEDSFVLRTRWEGPDGAAEVLDLLAVHSGQDPEDPDPDHLLVRVVRATRGTVRVVVDVDARPDHARARPRWRRDGEAWAEEVSGVRLASSVPLHADGDRLGAAADLAEGGSAVLALGYAEDAPSCATAARAEELVDATRTAWQRWAEDIRYEGPAAAAVRRSALLLRALSFDETGALLAAPTTSLPEDPGGERNWDYRFTWHRDASLHVQALYQLGHGALGRRYGEFLIDRCVRGVDRFRPMAGLRGEQSGEEAELGSLSGYAGSRPVRVGNEAFEQVQHETYGLVLDAAFTYRRLTGELPAEHWEALREVVETAARCWREPDNGIWELRGPPRHFTNSKVMSWVCLDRGVRLAEETGDGDAPLERWRSERDAVREDVLAHGFDAEQGAFTMVYGEPALDASLLRTSLVGFLPGDDPRVVGTIEAIATGLGVGPALVHRYDTDVVDDGLAGSEGAFLLCSFEMVSALVLAGRAEEAQRRFDWLLAHAGPHGLYAEQMDSDGTALGNYPQAFSHLGLVEAAVLLARAGDAQALGAWVRRDPGSLGAPA; encoded by the coding sequence ATGACCTTCCCGCCCATCGACGCGCACGGGTTCCTCTCCGACACTCACACCACCGCGCTCGTCGGCCCCGACGGCGGCGTGGACTGGCTGTGCGTGCCCGCCGCGGACGGCCCGAGCCTCTTCGCCCGGATCCTCGACCGCGAGCGCGGCGGCACCTGGCGGGTCGCCGTGGACGGCGGCCGCGTCACCGGCGCCGAGCAGGTCGAGGACTCCTTCGTGCTGCGCACCCGCTGGGAGGGCCCGGACGGCGCCGCGGAGGTGCTCGACCTCCTCGCCGTCCACTCCGGGCAGGACCCCGAGGACCCGGACCCCGACCACCTGCTGGTGCGCGTCGTCCGCGCCACGCGCGGCACCGTGCGCGTCGTCGTGGACGTCGACGCCCGACCCGACCACGCCCGCGCCCGCCCGCGGTGGCGCCGCGACGGCGAGGCGTGGGCGGAGGAGGTCTCCGGCGTCCGCCTGGCCTCCTCCGTGCCGCTGCACGCGGACGGCGACCGCCTGGGAGCGGCCGCCGACCTCGCCGAGGGCGGGAGCGCCGTCCTCGCCCTCGGGTACGCCGAGGACGCCCCCTCCTGCGCCACCGCGGCCCGCGCGGAGGAGCTCGTCGACGCCACGCGCACCGCCTGGCAGCGCTGGGCGGAGGACATCCGGTACGAGGGCCCGGCCGCTGCGGCGGTGCGGCGCAGCGCCCTGCTGCTGCGGGCGCTGTCCTTCGACGAGACCGGTGCGCTGCTGGCCGCGCCCACGACGTCGCTGCCCGAGGACCCCGGTGGGGAGCGGAACTGGGACTACCGCTTCACCTGGCACCGCGACGCGAGCCTGCACGTGCAGGCCCTGTACCAGCTGGGGCACGGCGCGCTCGGCCGGCGCTACGGCGAGTTCCTCATCGACCGGTGCGTGCGCGGCGTCGACCGCTTCCGGCCCATGGCCGGCCTGCGCGGGGAGCAGTCCGGGGAGGAGGCCGAGCTCGGGTCGCTGTCCGGCTACGCCGGCTCCCGCCCGGTCCGGGTCGGCAACGAGGCGTTCGAGCAGGTCCAGCACGAGACCTACGGGCTGGTCCTCGACGCCGCGTTCACCTACCGGCGGCTGACCGGGGAGCTGCCCGCCGAGCACTGGGAGGCCCTGCGGGAGGTGGTCGAGACGGCCGCCCGCTGCTGGCGCGAGCCCGACAACGGCATCTGGGAGCTGCGCGGTCCCCCGCGCCACTTCACGAACAGCAAGGTGATGAGCTGGGTCTGCCTGGACCGCGGCGTCCGGCTCGCCGAGGAGACGGGCGACGGCGACGCGCCGCTGGAGCGCTGGCGCTCCGAGCGCGACGCCGTGCGCGAGGACGTGCTCGCGCACGGGTTCGACGCCGAGCAGGGTGCGTTCACCATGGTCTACGGCGAGCCGGCCCTCGACGCCTCCCTGCTGCGCACGTCCCTCGTCGGCTTCCTGCCCGGGGACGACCCCCGCGTGGTCGGGACGATCGAGGCCATCGCGACGGGGCTGGGCGTCGGCCCGGCGCTGGTGCACCGCTACGACACCGACGTCGTCGACGACGGGCTGGCCGGGAGCGAGGGCGCCTTCCTGCTCTGCTCCTTCGAGATGGTCTCCGCGCTGGTGCTCGCCGGCCGCGCGGAGGAGGCGCAGCGGCGCTTCGACTGGCTGCTCGCGCACGCCGGGCCGCACGGCCTGTACGCCGAGCAGATGGACTCCGACGGCACGGCGCTGGGCAACTACCCGCAGGCCTTCTCGCACCTGGGCCTGGTCGAGGCGGCCGTCCTCCTCGCGCGCGCCGGGGACGCGCAGGCCCTGGGCGCCTGGGTGCGGCGCGACCCGGGGTCGCTGGGCGCGCCGGCGTGA
- the cls gene encoding cardiolipin synthase: MGFRASGAFLALEVVLLAVALVVVPRDRRPSSALAWILLFVLLPVIGALLFAVIGNPKLPAARRAKQRTMDERIAERAREAGPVSDDHETPPWLPSVARLNENLAAMPLLEDNDAHLLPHFAEQLAALVDAVHGARRYVHVEFYILSLDATTAPFFAALEDAVARGVQVRVLLDHLGSRSYPEYRATTRELTRIGAQWHLMLPVLPLRGRYQRPDLRNHRKLLVADGEVGFVGSLNLIDPSYLKRANRRRGLVWRDLMVRVHGPAVHEVDALFVTDWFSETDELLATSREQASADQRGGDLLCQVAPSGPGFEVENNLALFNTLIHYAQRRLSITSPYFVPDESLLVALTTAARRGVAVELFVSEIGDQFFVYHSQHSYYQALLDAGVRIWLYPAPSILHAKHLSVDELVTVVGSSNMDMRSLNLNLELMLMTCGKAFADEMRAVEDEYRALSRELTPEEWSRRSFGHRLVDDLTRLTSAVQ; the protein is encoded by the coding sequence GTGGGGTTCCGCGCGTCGGGCGCCTTCCTCGCGCTGGAGGTGGTGCTGCTGGCCGTCGCGCTGGTGGTGGTGCCGCGCGACCGGCGCCCGTCCTCGGCGCTGGCGTGGATCCTGCTGTTCGTGCTGCTGCCGGTGATCGGCGCGCTGCTCTTCGCCGTCATCGGCAACCCCAAGCTGCCCGCGGCGCGGCGGGCCAAGCAGCGCACCATGGACGAGCGCATCGCCGAGCGCGCCCGCGAGGCGGGCCCGGTCAGCGACGACCACGAGACCCCGCCGTGGCTGCCCTCGGTGGCGCGGCTGAACGAGAACCTCGCGGCGATGCCGCTGCTGGAGGACAACGACGCCCACCTGCTGCCGCACTTCGCGGAGCAGCTGGCCGCGCTCGTCGACGCGGTGCACGGCGCCCGGCGGTACGTGCACGTGGAGTTCTACATCCTCTCCCTGGACGCCACCACGGCCCCGTTCTTCGCCGCCCTGGAGGACGCGGTCGCGCGCGGGGTGCAGGTGCGGGTCCTCCTGGACCACCTCGGCTCACGCAGCTACCCGGAGTACCGGGCCACCACACGGGAGCTGACCCGGATCGGCGCGCAGTGGCACCTGATGCTGCCCGTGCTGCCGCTGCGGGGCCGCTACCAGCGCCCGGACCTGCGCAACCACCGCAAGCTGCTGGTCGCCGACGGCGAGGTCGGCTTCGTGGGGTCGCTGAACCTCATCGACCCCAGCTACCTGAAGCGGGCCAACCGCCGTCGCGGCCTGGTCTGGCGCGACCTGATGGTGCGGGTGCACGGCCCGGCGGTGCACGAGGTGGACGCCCTGTTCGTCACCGACTGGTTCTCCGAGACCGACGAGCTGCTGGCGACCTCCCGCGAGCAGGCCAGCGCCGACCAGCGCGGCGGGGACCTGCTGTGCCAGGTCGCGCCCAGCGGGCCGGGCTTCGAGGTGGAGAACAACCTGGCGCTGTTCAACACCCTCATCCACTACGCCCAGCGGCGCCTGAGCATCACCAGCCCGTACTTCGTGCCCGACGAGTCCCTGCTGGTCGCGCTCACCACCGCCGCCCGCCGCGGGGTGGCCGTGGAGCTGTTCGTGAGCGAGATCGGCGACCAGTTCTTCGTCTACCACTCCCAGCACTCGTACTACCAGGCGCTGCTCGACGCCGGCGTGCGGATCTGGCTCTACCCGGCGCCCTCGATCCTGCACGCCAAGCACCTGTCCGTCGACGAGCTGGTCACCGTGGTGGGCTCGTCCAACATGGACATGCGCTCGCTGAACCTCAACCTCGAGCTCATGCTCATGACCTGCGGCAAGGCCTTCGCCGACGAGATGCGAGCGGTCGAGGACGAGTACCGCGCCCTGTCCCGGGAGCTGACCCCGGAGGAGTGGTCGCGCCGCTCCTTCGGCCACCGGCTCGTCGACGACCTCACCCGGCTGACCTCCGCCGTCCAGTGA